CAACGCCCGGGCCATCACCCGCAAGATCGTCTTCCATGCGGGACCCACCAATTCCGGCAAGACCTATCACGCCATGGAGCGATACCTGACGGCTAGTTCTGGTGTCTACTGCGGGCCCCTCAAGCTGCTGGCCACCGAGGTGTACAACAAGGCCAACGAACGGGGCACTCCCTGCGACTTGGTCACTGGCGAGGAGCGCAAGTTCGGCATCGGCGAAGGCTCGCCCGCCAACCATGTGGCATGCACCGTGGAAATGACATCGGTCAACACGCCTTGTAAGTCCTGGCATCCTGTCTGTCTTAGGAGATGTTCAACATTATTCCTTCTTACAGATGAGGTGGCTGTTATTGATGAGATACAGCAGATCCGTGACCCGCAGCGGGGCTGGGCCTGGACTCGGGCATTCCTAGGTCTTATCGCAGAGGAAGTGCATGTTTGCGGAGAGGCCGGCTCCCTGGAGCTGCTGGAGAAGATATGCGAAACTACCGGAGAGACAGTAGAAGTGCGGCGCTACGATCGTCTAACCGAGCTAACGGTGGAAAGCTCGGCTCTGGGGTCGTTGGACAACGTGGTACCCGGCGACTGCATTGTGTGCTTTAGCAAGCATGATATATACACGGTCTCCAGGGAAATCGAGGCCAGGTGAGTCGAGGAAACCAAGTCATTCGAAAGCCATTTCACGATCGATTCTTTCAGGGGCAAGGAGGTAGCCGTTATATACGGAGGCCTGCCTCCTGGCACCAAGCTCGCCCAGGCTGCCAAGTTCAATGATCCCGCCAATAGCTGCAAGGTGATGGTAGCCACAGACGCCATTGGCATGGGCCTAAATCTGTAAGAGAAACAATAATTAATCCATAGCTCAGTCTGCTTCAACTCCAATTTCTTTTGCAGGAGCATTCGGCGTATCATATTCTATTCCCTGGTCAAGCCCACGATGAATGAGCGGGGAGAGCGTGAAATCGACACCATTTCCGTGTCGTCGGCCCTTCAGATAGCAGGCAGAGCAGGCCGCTTCCGCACCCAGTGGGAGCACGGTTATGTGACCACCTTCAAGTCCGAGGACTTGCAAACTCTGCAGCGTATTCTGGCCCAGACCCCAGAGCCGCTGAAGCAGGCCGGCCTGCATCCCACAGCCGATCAGATAGAGCTGTACGCTTATCACCTGCCCAACTCGTCGCTGAGCAACCTGATGGACATATTCGTGAACCTCTGCACGGTGGACGACTCGCTGTACTTTATGTGCAACATCGAGGACTTCAAGTTCCTGGCCGAGATGATACAGCATGTGCCGCTGCCACTGCGCGCACGCTACGTCTTCTGCTGCGCCCCCATTAACCGCAAGATGCCTTTCGTGTGCTCCATGTTTCTGAAAATAGCCCGGCAGTACAGCCGTAACGAACCCATCACTTTTGACTTTGTCAAGAGGAACTGTGGCTGGCCGTTCAAGCTGCCCAAGACCATTTTAGATTTGGTGCACCTGGAGGCCGTATTTGATGTGATGGATCTGTATCTATGGTTGAGGTATAATATATCTAAAGTTTTGTTAACTTTGTTATatcaaaatgtaaaaatattacttCCTTGCAGCTACCGGTTTATGGATCTCTTTCCCGAGGCGGCGCATGTGCGCGAGGCTCAGAAGGAACTGGACGAGATCATACAGCAGGGCGTCTTCCAAATAACTCGCCTGCTCAAGAACACCGAGGCCAGCCAGGAGGGCGGGGATGTGCCGAGCTACCCAATGCGCCGCACCATCACCCATGTCAAGGAGCCACGCCTGCCCAGCTCATCGCGGGGTCGGCTCACCGAGCGGCTGCTCGCCCAGGGTCTCCTCACCCCAGGCATGCTGAGTGAGCTGCGTAAAGAGTGGGATGCTCAATCCGGTCCAAGTACCAGCTCCAAGGACGCCCAGGAGCCAGCCACGGACAGTGACGACGAGGACAACTACTCAGGGAACGCCAGGAAGGTGAGGCGGAAACGTAGAAAATAGAGCAGAGTAGAGTCTCCCACTGCTAAGATTAAGGACGTAGTGATAGGCTGTAAAGGTcgtttgttttatataatattgGTTTATTCTTTAAGTGGCAATTATTatgtaatattaaaattaatattttgataatCAACAATGAcaattgaattgttttttaaattgaagagTAGAAATATGTAATCTGTTTCACAAAAAATAATCACTTTGTTCGCTTTCAATTTGTATGGAGGGAGGAGGAGAGAGTCTGAAATACTTGACATTTAGTCCGCACTTTGGGACTCCCGCTTAAGTTCTGGAACTGTGTAATACTGTCTCGTTTAGTGCCCTCGATTAGTGGATTAGTCACCCAGCAGTCGCTCCATCCAAAGTGGGTTTGTAAGTAGATTTAGGCTTATATATCATCATCGCATTTGTTGTAACAACGAAcgaacaaacacacacaatatTCGACACTCAAAACATACAGATTTGTTAAAAGATATAAATACTATGCAATACAAAATAGTACACATCCATATGTTGTACGTAAAAATGAATACTAAGTTCCTTGCTGCACGACGATGAGCACTGCAGTGTGGCTTAATATGCGTAGTTTTTGGGTTCTTTGATTTAacttgaattaaaaaataaattagttcCGATATTTATTAAAGCTTTTCATTTCTCGTGTATAAGTTATACTTATGTATGCATAAACACCGTTCCTGGCGACTCTCTAGCGTCTCTCCAAGCCAACTCCAAAACCTGCCGGCCCAACTGGGCTCTAGTAAAATCTCTGCCTCCCTACTCTCTGAGGGAATCCAATTGTTTCTTCATCAACTGTAGCATCTTCTGTAGCTGCTCCTCAACTGCCCTTCGCTTGTACAATAGATCTTTGTGCGTTTGAATTCTAAGGTACCGATATTTATGTTTGTATCTTCTCCCCCTGCTCTGGAACATGCTCATGTAGGGTCATGATGCGATGGCTCTTGCTCACAAATCACAAGGTAGTTAGTTATGTTAGTTTGCAGGTATGAGATGTCTATATGTTTGTATCAACTACAATTGTTCCTATTTATCTTCAATAT
Above is a genomic segment from Drosophila kikkawai strain 14028-0561.14 chromosome 3R, DkikHiC1v2, whole genome shotgun sequence containing:
- the Suv3 gene encoding ATP-dependent RNA helicase SUV3 homolog, mitochondrial isoform X2, which produces MQNCRRCISLLGRRPCLGTVTDVRQLHRAAMLLSRKKQEANVNVSALFKPVQVQANADAEDVGSELVGKLEKSELLKILNKFTQRREIKSLCSENGLDAYLQQQAFGSFRRYCIEADNLPVDLHIVFSDITQGAGHIDDIFPYFLRHAKTVFPHLDCMDDLKKISDLRQPANWYTNARAITRKIVFHAGPTNSGKTYHAMERYLTASSGVYCGPLKLLATEVYNKANERGTPCDLVTGEERKFGIGEGSPANHVACTVEMTSVNTPYEVAVIDEIQQIRDPQRGWAWTRAFLGLIAEEVHVCGEAGSLELLEKICETTGETVEVRRYDRLTELTVESSALGSLDNVVPGDCIVCFSKHDIYTVSREIEARGKEVAVIYGGLPPGTKLAQAAKFNDPANSCKVMVATDAIGMGLNLSIRRIIFYSLVKPTMNERGEREIDTISVSSALQIAGRAGRFRTQWEHGYVTTFKSEDLQTLQRILAQTPEPLKQAGLHPTADQIELYAYHLPNSSLSNLMDIFVNLCTVDDSLYFMCNIEDFKFLAEMIQHVPLPLRARYVFCCAPINRKMPFVCSMFLKIARQYSRNEPITFDFVKRNCGWPFKLPKTILDLVHLEAVFDVMDLYLWLSYRFMDLFPEAAHVREAQKELDEIIQQGVFQITRLLKNTEASQEGGDVPSYPMRRTITHVKEPRLPSSSRGRLTERLLAQGLLTPGMLSELRKEWDAQSGPSTSSKDAQEPATDSDDEDNYSGNARKVT
- the Suv3 gene encoding ATP-dependent RNA helicase SUV3 homolog, mitochondrial isoform X1 produces the protein MQNCRRCISLLGRRPCLGTVTDVRQLHRAAMLLSRKKQEANVNVSALFKPVQVQANADAEDVGSELVGKLEKSELLKILNKFTQRREIKSLCSENGLDAYLQQQAFGSFRRYCIEADNLPVDLHIVFSDITQGAGHIDDIFPYFLRHAKTVFPHLDCMDDLKKISDLRQPANWYTNARAITRKIVFHAGPTNSGKTYHAMERYLTASSGVYCGPLKLLATEVYNKANERGTPCDLVTGEERKFGIGEGSPANHVACTVEMTSVNTPYEVAVIDEIQQIRDPQRGWAWTRAFLGLIAEEVHVCGEAGSLELLEKICETTGETVEVRRYDRLTELTVESSALGSLDNVVPGDCIVCFSKHDIYTVSREIEARGKEVAVIYGGLPPGTKLAQAAKFNDPANSCKVMVATDAIGMGLNLSIRRIIFYSLVKPTMNERGEREIDTISVSSALQIAGRAGRFRTQWEHGYVTTFKSEDLQTLQRILAQTPEPLKQAGLHPTADQIELYAYHLPNSSLSNLMDIFVNLCTVDDSLYFMCNIEDFKFLAEMIQHVPLPLRARYVFCCAPINRKMPFVCSMFLKIARQYSRNEPITFDFVKRNCGWPFKLPKTILDLVHLEAVFDVMDLYLWLSYRFMDLFPEAAHVREAQKELDEIIQQGVFQITRLLKNTEASQEGGDVPSYPMRRTITHVKEPRLPSSSRGRLTERLLAQGLLTPGMLSELRKEWDAQSGPSTSSKDAQEPATDSDDEDNYSGNARKVRRKRRK